A single region of the Methanofastidiosum sp. genome encodes:
- a CDS encoding transglutaminase-like cysteine peptidase: MEYKNFKILIIILMIFSSVLFSGFLIKHYQYSNSLIQEKELENRLLYYNNERSNIEAKVKAIELNIVTENKNIENLKDRINQRIESINILKEEINIYEKLKKYDMTVFITPENQSIKSFSNGISTNDPVIIYRFVRDEIKYEEDYLTYDYRFEYWQLPEETLNLRTGDCEDQAILLCTLLRAKGYSPEDVKVVFGLTSSNTGHAWVELFYQGNWVVFDPTSSASDYIEKTRYYSLINASYKGSFNDLYYEAIE; the protein is encoded by the coding sequence ATGGAATACAAAAATTTTAAGATCCTAATTATCATCCTAATGATCTTTTCATCAGTTTTATTTTCAGGTTTTTTAATTAAGCATTACCAATATAGCAATAGTTTAATCCAAGAGAAAGAACTAGAGAATAGACTTCTTTACTACAATAACGAAAGATCTAATATTGAAGCTAAAGTTAAGGCGATAGAACTTAATATTGTCACTGAAAACAAAAACATAGAGAATCTTAAGGACAGAATAAATCAAAGAATCGAAAGTATAAACATATTAAAAGAAGAAATAAATATCTATGAAAAATTAAAAAAATATGATATGACTGTTTTTATAACACCTGAAAATCAGAGTATAAAGTCTTTTTCTAATGGGATTAGTACAAATGACCCTGTTATAATATATAGATTTGTGCGTGATGAAATTAAGTACGAAGAGGATTATCTAACTTACGACTATAGATTCGAATATTGGCAATTACCAGAAGAAACACTTAACTTAAGAACTGGTGACTGTGAAGATCAAGCTATTTTATTGTGCACTTTATTAAGGGCAAAAGGATATAGTCCAGAAGATGTAAAAGTAGTATTTGGTCTCACTTCATCAAATACGGGCCATGCATGGGTAGAGCTTTTTTATCAAGGGAACTGGGTTGTTTTTGATCCAACTAGTAGTGCAAGTGACTATATCGAAAAAACAAGATATTACTCATTAATCAATGCAAGTTACAAAGGCTCTTTTAATGATTTATATTATGAAGCAATTGAATGA
- a CDS encoding DUF1003 domain-containing protein has product MNQWYPYPFIFLNLVVSLLASYIVPIIMMGQTDKMQKLDWKRMPIT; this is encoded by the coding sequence ATTAATCAATGGTATCCTTACCCATTCATATTCTTAAATCTAGTTGTTTCCTTATTGGCATCTTATATTGTGCCTATCATAATGATGGGCCAAACAGACAAGATGCAAAAACTAGATTGGAAACGCATGCCGATTACTTGA
- a CDS encoding ABC transporter ATP-binding protein translates to MEPPVIDARALYKCYTLGNAQIPILRGIDLTVEKGEIVALMGPSGSGKSTLLGILGGLDLPTSGKILIDGIDITRLPESKLAEIRGRKIGFVFQAYNLVSTLTAIENVMLPAYFVKGKKKDPEELLEIVGLSHRRNNKPNEMSGGEQQRVAIARALINNPKILFGDEPTGNLDTKTEVKILNLFKRLREDYGSTIFLVTHSDEVAKIADRIIHIRDGRLERETNVGKIKN, encoded by the coding sequence ATGGAACCACCGGTAATTGATGCAAGGGCACTATACAAGTGCTATACTCTTGGAAATGCTCAGATTCCTATTTTGCGGGGAATAGACCTTACCGTAGAAAAAGGAGAAATTGTCGCTTTAATGGGGCCATCTGGGTCAGGTAAGAGTACACTTTTGGGGATACTTGGAGGTTTAGACTTACCTACTTCGGGTAAAATACTAATAGATGGAATTGATATAACAAGGCTTCCTGAAAGTAAACTTGCAGAGATCAGAGGTAGGAAAATTGGATTCGTTTTCCAGGCATATAATCTCGTTTCAACTCTTACGGCAATTGAAAATGTGATGTTACCTGCTTATTTTGTTAAAGGCAAGAAAAAAGATCCTGAAGAGCTTCTTGAGATAGTAGGACTTAGCCACAGAAGGAATAACAAGCCGAACGAGATGAGCGGCGGTGAACAGCAAAGAGTAGCTATCGCAAGAGCATTAATAAATAATCCTAAAATTCTTTTCGGTGATGAACCTACGGGTAACTTAGATACTAAGACAGAAGTTAAAATATTAAATCTATTTAAGAGATTAAGGGAAGATTATGGCTCTACTATTTTTTTAGTTACGCATTCTGATGAAGTAGCTAAGATCGCCGATCGTATTATTCATATCAGAGATGGAAGATTGGAAAGGGAGACAAATGTTGGAAAAATCAAAAATTAA
- a CDS encoding acetate--CoA ligase family protein, translated as MISIERVRKILEFVRSEGRNSLMEHEAKEIMKAYGIKVPKEGIATSEEEVLKIARKVEYPVVLKIASPDIQHKTDAGAVFLNLSKAEDILEGYRKVIQNSKNFKPDADIRGVIVQHMMPKQREVIIGVSKDNQFGHVLMFGLGGIFVEVLKDVSFRIIPIEMEDAYEMISEIRSHQMLCGVRGEKPSDIDALVDIMLKVSKFVSDFPEVKELDLNPVFVSEKGAVAVDALIVIE; from the coding sequence GTGATATCCATAGAGAGGGTAAGGAAAATATTGGAATTTGTAAGATCTGAAGGAAGAAATTCTTTGATGGAACATGAAGCTAAGGAAATAATGAAAGCTTATGGGATAAAAGTACCAAAAGAAGGAATTGCAACTTCTGAAGAAGAAGTACTAAAAATTGCAAGAAAAGTAGAGTATCCGGTAGTACTAAAAATTGCGTCACCCGATATCCAACACAAGACTGATGCAGGTGCAGTATTTTTGAATTTATCAAAAGCAGAGGATATTTTAGAAGGATATAGGAAGGTAATACAGAACTCAAAGAACTTTAAGCCTGATGCAGACATAAGAGGAGTAATAGTCCAGCACATGATGCCAAAGCAAAGAGAAGTTATTATAGGAGTTTCTAAGGACAATCAATTTGGCCATGTTCTCATGTTTGGGCTTGGCGGTATATTTGTTGAAGTATTAAAAGATGTATCTTTTAGGATTATCCCTATTGAAATGGAAGATGCATACGAAATGATTTCTGAGATAAGATCACATCAGATGCTTTGTGGTGTCAGGGGAGAAAAACCATCAGATATAGATGCACTCGTGGATATTATGCTAAAAGTATCAAAATTTGTTTCAGATTTTCCTGAAGTAAAAGAACTCGATTTAAATCCGGTATTTGTTTCCGAAAAAGGTGCTGTAGCCGTAGATGCGTTGATTGTAATAGAGTAA
- a CDS encoding FAD-dependent oxidoreductase: MPKHLVIIGAGAAGLPVASQVRRKNKNIEITVITDREYFAYSPCGIPFVISGMINSFDTLILRDMKYYSEMNINILNNTAVYKINMDDNEIILGNETLKYDILVIATGAKPIIPPVPGIDLEGVYFLNSLEDAFKISNSLKNTKSPTIIGAGAIGLEMAHAFLKKGLKSRVIEMKDRVLPNMLDKDMSIIVENYLTYLNMNIHTSTVASAILGEKKVNHVKANGNEFETDLVLVSVGVRPNVELAKNAGIETGSTGGIVTDASLRVRRKGKFLKNVYSCGNCVEVTDIITHKSTISALGSTAIRQGVVVADNINGKNSVFGPISSPSIAVIGELEVGTVGITKEKALEYGINPIEGNAKGLTRAKYYPRGEDIYVKILSDSDYRVIGAQVISKEGVKGRIDAMSLLIGRKTTVHQLATSETSYAPPISSALDPLTMAARKIIGSD; this comes from the coding sequence ATGCCAAAACACCTTGTAATTATAGGTGCAGGAGCTGCGGGCCTACCTGTTGCTTCTCAAGTAAGGAGAAAAAACAAAAATATAGAAATAACTGTAATTACAGATCGCGAATATTTCGCTTATAGTCCTTGTGGCATTCCATTTGTAATTTCTGGGATGATTAATTCATTCGATACACTCATTCTTAGAGATATGAAATATTATTCCGAAATGAACATTAACATATTGAATAATACTGCTGTTTATAAAATAAATATGGACGATAATGAGATTATTTTGGGTAATGAAACATTAAAATATGATATTTTAGTAATCGCCACTGGGGCAAAACCAATAATACCTCCTGTTCCGGGAATAGATCTTGAGGGCGTTTATTTTTTGAATTCTCTAGAAGACGCCTTTAAAATATCTAACTCTTTAAAAAACACAAAATCGCCAACAATTATAGGCGCTGGGGCGATAGGTCTCGAAATGGCCCATGCTTTTCTTAAAAAGGGGCTCAAATCAAGAGTCATTGAAATGAAAGATCGTGTTCTCCCAAATATGCTTGATAAGGATATGAGTATCATAGTAGAAAATTATCTAACATATCTAAATATGAATATACATACGTCCACAGTCGCTTCAGCAATTCTAGGTGAGAAAAAAGTAAATCATGTTAAAGCCAATGGAAATGAGTTTGAAACGGATTTAGTTCTTGTGTCAGTGGGTGTAAGACCAAATGTAGAATTGGCAAAAAACGCAGGTATTGAAACTGGAAGTACTGGAGGAATTGTTACAGATGCCTCACTAAGGGTGAGAAGGAAGGGTAAATTCCTTAAGAATGTATATTCTTGTGGTAATTGCGTTGAAGTAACAGATATTATTACCCATAAATCAACAATAAGTGCATTAGGATCCACAGCGATAAGGCAAGGTGTAGTGGTAGCAGATAATATTAATGGAAAAAATTCAGTTTTTGGGCCCATATCGAGTCCAAGTATAGCTGTTATTGGAGAATTGGAAGTTGGTACAGTAGGGATTACAAAAGAAAAGGCACTAGAATACGGGATAAATCCAATAGAAGGTAATGCAAAAGGATTAACGAGAGCAAAATATTATCCACGTGGAGAAGATATCTACGTTAAGATATTGTCTGACAGTGATTACAGAGTAATTGGGGCCCAAGTTATTTCTAAAGAAGGAGTAAAAGGAAGGATAGACGCTATGTCACTCCTTATAGGTAGGAAAACAACAGTTCATCAACTTGCAACTTCAGAAACGTCATACGCCCCCCCAATATCTAGCGCTCTAGATCCCCTTACAATGGCAGCAAGAAAAATAATCGGTTCTGATTAG
- a CDS encoding CoA-binding protein has product MKDLDFFFNPSSIAVIGASDTVGSVGYEIMKNLLEDFPGELYPINIKQKPIFGKPSYKSILDVPKTIEMVVIAIPAQYVADVLEECGKKGVKGVVIVSGGFSEIGEKEREANLLEISNKYGIRIIGPNCIGIYDNFSGVNTVFLSKEKISFPQKGNISFISQSGAFAGLILDWTSKERIGISKVVSYGNKVDVNEADLIDYLYDDETSKVICLYIEGIRRGLRFMESAKRASKKVPILALKSGKTKSGAKAASSHTGSLAGEDIIYDSAFKQSHIIRASNFEELFDMAKALEKQVYPKSDGVAILTNAGGLGVMTADALEMNGLRLANLGEETVEKLKTQFPERVVVSNPMDLVGDADKERYEIALKSLMEDKDVGLIVVILLLQVPTLSLDSADIILNIKKNSDKPIIILAAGGEIITPCLRKLEEGGLAVYPSPERAARAAYALVNHAIVRGDIHREGKENIGICKI; this is encoded by the coding sequence ATGAAAGACTTAGATTTCTTTTTTAATCCTTCTTCTATCGCAGTCATAGGCGCTTCAGACACTGTTGGGAGTGTGGGTTATGAAATAATGAAAAATCTCCTTGAAGACTTTCCTGGAGAACTATACCCAATAAATATTAAACAAAAACCTATTTTTGGCAAACCTAGTTACAAGAGTATACTTGACGTGCCCAAAACTATTGAAATGGTAGTTATAGCCATTCCAGCACAATATGTTGCTGACGTTTTAGAAGAATGTGGTAAAAAAGGTGTAAAGGGAGTAGTTATAGTTTCTGGAGGATTTTCAGAAATTGGAGAAAAAGAGAGGGAAGCTAATCTTTTAGAGATATCTAATAAATATGGCATTAGAATAATAGGTCCAAATTGTATAGGAATTTACGATAATTTTTCTGGCGTAAATACAGTATTTTTATCAAAGGAGAAAATTTCTTTCCCTCAAAAAGGTAATATTTCTTTTATTTCACAGAGCGGGGCATTTGCAGGACTTATATTGGACTGGACAAGTAAGGAAAGAATTGGAATATCAAAAGTTGTAAGCTATGGAAATAAAGTAGATGTAAATGAAGCTGACCTTATTGACTACTTATATGATGATGAAACCTCAAAAGTTATTTGTTTGTATATTGAAGGCATACGTCGTGGTCTTAGATTTATGGAATCTGCAAAAAGAGCCTCAAAAAAAGTGCCCATTCTCGCATTGAAATCCGGCAAAACTAAATCTGGAGCTAAAGCCGCTTCAAGCCATACTGGAAGCCTTGCAGGAGAGGATATAATATATGACTCTGCATTTAAACAATCTCACATAATAAGGGCAAGTAATTTTGAAGAACTTTTTGACATGGCAAAAGCTCTAGAAAAACAGGTTTATCCTAAGAGTGACGGGGTTGCAATTTTGACTAATGCGGGCGGACTAGGGGTAATGACAGCAGATGCATTAGAAATGAATGGACTTAGACTTGCCAATTTGGGCGAAGAAACAGTAGAAAAGCTAAAGACCCAGTTTCCCGAAAGAGTAGTTGTTTCAAATCCAATGGACTTAGTTGGAGATGCAGATAAAGAACGTTATGAAATTGCTCTAAAATCCCTTATGGAAGATAAAGACGTAGGTTTAATCGTAGTTATTTTGTTACTTCAGGTTCCAACACTTTCCTTAGATTCTGCAGACATAATCCTCAATATTAAAAAAAATTCTGATAAACCCATTATTATTCTAGCAGCAGGAGGAGAAATCATAACTCCATGCCTTAGAAAATTGGAAGAAGGTGGGCTTGCAGTTTACCCTTCTCCTGAGAGAGCAGCTAGAGCAGCATACGCCTTAGTTAATCATGCAATAGTTCGAGGTGATATCCATAGAGAGGGTAAGGAAAATATTGGAATTTGTAAGATCTGA
- a CDS encoding transglutaminase-like domain-containing protein, protein MMKRFFVVSFFIFGIILFSFMFMSETHKLNFQIKSNYQIEEKIMESYLELQETNSTLMEKGFELEEMVQYKDKLNEEELFLLESQNKLNQEISSYKIYESKDPRIFVDLNDSLVTETLNQIITPSMGNAEKARAIFNYARDEIKKDDKLIRNGRIDYWNYPKNIIQSKKGEYEDKIILLVSMLRASGFSENDVEVVGAKINLLNSTSSDIWVELKLNGNIYLLLPRENNNFDSFNKNDIYKVYSVEELFRFNDKKLMRS, encoded by the coding sequence ATGATGAAGAGATTTTTTGTTGTTTCTTTTTTTATATTTGGAATTATATTGTTTTCGTTTATGTTTATGTCAGAAACACACAAATTAAACTTTCAAATAAAATCAAATTACCAAATAGAAGAAAAAATTATGGAATCATATTTAGAGCTTCAAGAAACTAATTCTACTTTAATGGAAAAAGGATTTGAACTTGAAGAAATGGTCCAGTATAAAGATAAATTAAATGAAGAAGAATTATTTCTCCTAGAATCCCAAAATAAATTAAATCAAGAAATTAGTTCTTATAAGATATATGAATCAAAAGATCCTAGAATTTTTGTTGATTTAAATGATTCTTTAGTTACCGAAACTCTTAATCAGATTATTACTCCTAGTATGGGAAATGCGGAAAAAGCTAGAGCAATATTCAATTACGCAAGAGACGAAATTAAGAAAGACGATAAGCTAATACGAAATGGTAGAATCGACTACTGGAACTATCCAAAAAATATTATTCAAAGCAAAAAAGGAGAATATGAAGATAAAATTATTTTATTAGTTTCTATGCTTAGGGCCTCTGGATTCAGTGAAAATGACGTTGAAGTGGTTGGTGCAAAAATAAATTTGCTCAATTCCACTTCTTCAGATATATGGGTAGAGCTGAAACTGAATGGAAATATATATTTGCTTTTACCCAGGGAAAATAATAATTTTGATTCATTTAATAAAAATGATATATATAAGGTATATAGTGTCGAAGAATTATTCAGATTCAATGATAAAAAACTGATGAGGTCATAA